The DNA sequence ATCTCAATTTTCAACTGTTCATAGGCtcattttcttatatatgaatCATCCTGTGCTGGAATATTTGAGTAGATATGCATAGTTGTCACAGAGCTGGTTTTCTTATCGTTTTGGAAGCATGGCCCTTTCAACATCTTTTCTTGTTTTAGTCATAACTCCTTAGTCCTTTGTACCATAAAAACACGGGTTGAAGTATTCGATGAGTGAAAATACTCATATGGTATGGTAGTGGCCATGCAATGTCAGACTagcaattaatattttagttgaGTCTACCAGTAGGGAGCACTCATACGGATCAAAATGGGTAAGGTATAGGGGTATCggatatatattattcattccCTCCCATATTTGtgtttaagaaagaaagaaaaaacacctTTCATGCGTTGGTATCGATTATTTGAGTGTCTATTCTCGTGTATTAGTATATTACATATAATATCTGTGTGttgtatgaatttaattatttgaatttgaatgtgAAAgtgaaagacaatataatttagatatgtaaaaaaacaagtaaataggtattttttgctttaatattattttgaaaattttctacttatatcaataattttctacttgttggtcatgggttcgaatccggaatcagcctctttgcatatgcaagggtaagactgcgtacaatatccctctcccataccttcgcatagcgaagagcctctggacaatggggtacgaagttgataaaaaaatagtcatttatAAAGGAATGATCAGTACTAATTTCTCTGTGATATTTTTCGTTTTACATATATTGTTTGAAAATTGAATATGCACTTTGAGTAAAAATTACTCAttgacttaaataaatattaacttggtattttttatattaaaacattttctccTTACaacattagtaattttttatcattaaaatattaattaaagaaattctGGTGCCGAATAACATATATTGGCATCCCTAATATAACTGTACCAAGTTGCAAGTGATTCATATATAGACTAGAGGAAGTGGTCCAAATCGACTCCCAAGATCTAAGGGCACATGCACAAAAAAGGACCACTGGACACTGGTGGATCTAACACTATGTACTCTGTATTTGTGCAAATGCGAGGTAGGCTACATGGCCTAAAAAGGCACGCATAATTGAGGGAGGGTCCAATCTTAAAGTGTTAGGGTTTATTCATCACCCTTTTAGAAAGGCTGCTTTAAGAATAATGTTTCCGCAACCATAAAGATAAGAAGGAGAACAAGATGAAGGTTGTGAGGTTGAATAAGATAGAATTCAATAAGCgttgaataattattatatatattttatggtaAGAGATCAACTTGCATAAGTTATCAGTAAAAGTTTAACAGTTAAGCTTTGTCAAAGAgataaataaatgtaatattaatcttatctttttttcatcgtaatttatttatgaaaaaactcTATGCaacttttaaaagaaatatataaaaaaatgtgttaaaaattATGTTCTAACATCGTTAtcaacatttatatatttttgtctgCTTCTGTCATCCCCACCTCTTTTTAAATGACGGAAAGGTTGCTTTGGCACATAGATATATACTTAGCACAAGCAATGAAGCAAACCTAAACTGTGTGAATGCATCCCTTAAAATAGGAGTATATGCATGTTACGTGTTTCAATTCCTTTCTATCTGCCTGTTTTGGCCGAGACATTTCCTTGTTAATGTATGATAATAGACGGTAACAGGTTTCACCATATCTTCACATTCTTCCACTTTATTAAGTGCTAGCTTTCTACTTCAAAAGTATGCTATAAAAAGGTGGGTTCTCCAATTTCCCCAAGTTGAACGCTTACGTGGATGCCAAGATTCTGTGTCTTATAAGAGTTCATGTACTGTGAATTATTGTGACTGATCCATCGTTAATTTTGtagaatcaaattaataattttcttttctcttcctcttGATGTGATGTTACGACCAACGTCTATCGTTCAATATGTTCAATCTTTAATTTGTGGTTCTAGTctcttctttaaaattattacatgttCAGGATTATTGTCGATCGTCTTAACGATTTTTACATACGTAATCGagctttattatctttttataaattaaaaatctcaATTACATGTCATGAAGATTGATtaaaatcacacacacacacacatatatatattacatcaaaaaataatttaaagtttgtgactttgcgttgatgatttttaaattaatatttttgtacaaGTGATAAGATATTGTTAATAATCTGATAACTAAATAAGGGacatatatatcaatttttttcttaccaaTAGAGATAGGAAAATGATAAGAACAAGTATACTGTTACTGATACTAACAGTAATTCTCAGTTATGGAGAGTGCTGATCAGGGTGGTGGGAGAGgagacaaaattaataataaggaGTAGAAAGAAAGTAAAGATGTAATGGACATTCACTAAAAGCATACTACGTGTAGGGAGTTAGTGtttctttttcataatttaaaatcaattttatacgAGGTGACATATGTTTTAATGTAAATCTAcaattaaggtttttttttaataagcaaaCTGGTTGATTTAAAAGcaatttttaataacatttaacgacttaaaattaaaattattataattattaccaaattttaaatactgGAATGTATCTTTCAAGCTAGCATGTCTTTATGGAGTCATAGCCATATTTCCTTTCTTGATCTCACACCAGTAATGACCAGATTTATGGGGTAACAACTATTCATTTGGGTTCTTTGTTGACTCGgtgttaaaaatacaaaaaacattaattagaaaataacgtcACAACCgcgtattttttattatcatttgaattttatcCTGACTAAATATGCTTCATTGGAATTGAATATCTTCATTTCGTTGCACACATCGTTTGGcctacacattttttcaagTAAGTGTGTTTGACTTGCATAGTCTTCCCGAAGCACCATCGGGGCATTAACATTCTCGTGTGTTCTACATCACTAAGACACTATCATTGGTGGTCCAAAACCCAACTAGCCCATTTGGAACTCATATGAAACCAAAAGCaagaaagaggaaaagaaaataatgcatATAGAGCCAAAAGGCaatcaatatttttgttaattaaaatagttatattttattgtgaaatatgatatttttgttgACCATTTCGCAGTGTCATGAATCACTTCAACTCTGTGTGAATGTTGggcaaaattgattttacaaaatttatttttgatcaaaattgattttgaattaacatgaattatatttaaatatttattattctaaaataataaaatttattgtaagttttttttttatctaaagtaaaaattacataaaattactTCAATGATCAATTACaaactcaaaatcaatttattacataaaaccaaagttgaaaacaaaaacacacatacatatattcttTTAGTAAACACATGCATCAGGTACTTTGTTACACTCTTCCCAAGTCAAGCATGTGGTAGActatagtaaaaatatttaaacagtTGCAATTGGACCAAAATTTGATGCTTTAAAGGCTTCAAATCTTGGCTCCTTGGCCTGGAACTTCAACTTAGCATATAGCTTCATGTAGTCTTCAAACACAAATTTTGGGTAGAGCTGGTTTTTCTCTTCTGCCtctttctccaacaattctGGAGCAGGGTAGATGACAGCATCACTGCCAGGGTTATAGAATGAGGCAATGGACATTCTGGTCCCATCTGTTTGTGCTATCACACGGTGCTCCACACTCTTGTACTTACCATTGGTGATAACCTGTTTTTGCACCAAGTAGTGTTTGATATGAGTAATTTTGTTGCATCTAAATTGTTTGTAAAAATGTCTACCGGGCGTTATTACAAGAGTCAACAATTTTGGAATACATCACAATTTATGATTAAACGATAgcataaaaaacttttacattATCAGTGTAgtctaatgaaataaatttaccTCAAGCTGATCACCAATGTTAACAACAATGGAGTGGCGCATAGGAGGCACATCAACCCACTGGCCATCTTTGAGAAGCTGCAGTCCACTGACCTTGTCATCCTGGAAGAGAAGGATAATTCCACCGGCATCAGTGTGGGGACGAAGACCCTTCACCAGCTCTGGGTTGGGGCATGGAGGGTAGTTGGCAACCTTGGTGCCAAAAGTTGGTCCTCTTGATCCATAGAAAGCCTTCTTGAGGTACCCTTTCTCTAGGCCAAGATTCTCACACAACAAGTCCAGCAGCTGCTCTGCTAATTTCTCTAACCTCAAAGCAAAATCCTTCATCACCTTCCTGCACCATTACCTCATCTTAGAATCTTGTAAAAGAGATATATACAGCTGCTTGTAAGAAATAATGTTCAATCTTAAGGACTTGTTCCTGTATCCATTAtgtcaagtcaaaatcaaggtGCAAATTCTGTATCTGTTTTTTGGGACTTTGTGCTAACTTGTATTTGTAAAATACTTCATGTCATCCACATGCAATATTGTGTAAtgttattataaatgttttgttttattgtaaCCTGTACTCATCAATGAGATCAGGGATCTCTGAGATGTTTGATTCAGGGAGGTGACGCAAGTGGAAGGTGCTCTCCCAGTCCATATCCTTGACCTCAGTTTGGACAGCATCTAGACCTTTGCTTGCCACTAATTCCTTGAACCTCTCTTCCATGCATTTCCTGTAGTGCTCTTTGGTCAACCTCTCCACAGTGTCCAATATGTCATGAGGAATGCCATGATTCACCAGCTATAACAATTTTGAAAGCAATCAAACAGTAAGAGACATTAAGTAAGTGTGTGTTATTTTTTCCGTTGGGGAAGTTCCAAATGTACGTTCAAGGAGAAAACGGTGCATTGGAACGCATGCCAATGGATTTAAACGGTAAAACAAACACATCATAAGTACGAAGAAAATTACAAGAACTAACAAGGACATGCATTTGGAGGGCAATGTATAAATGAATGAGGTTAGAAAAGGTTCTTGAGATACCTCAAAGAATCCCCAGTTTTCACAAGcatctttaattttttccatGGTATCGTTTCTTTCCTCACCACTGAGCTTCTCCAAGTTGATCAATGGGAAGTTAGTCATCTTTTGAACTCAAAAGTCGCTCTTTTTTTCTATCTGCCTCTTTCTCTATTGCAGTATTGTTCTGTGAAGATTAGAGTTTGCTAGGGTGGTACTTATAGACCTTGAGAATATAAGATCaaccacaaaaaaagaaaaaaaaaaatctcgataaataataaaaagaatctGTTTGTAATTTGCTTTCTATTCACCCTTGTTTAAATCTATGCTTTCTAGCCTATAGCACACTACAAATCACATAGCAAACGTTTCTTTTTGGTTCCGTAGTTGAATTGTCTTGCCACTTTGGTATATAGGTTGGACCCACTTGGTGGCTGATTTGACCTCTTGACAATTTGACCAGGACTTTACAAACTGCCACCACCTCCTatcaattcttaatttttacttGACCTTTAGTTTTGGGTCATATGAACGTGATTTCTAGGAAGGAGCTTAGCCACTTGAATTCCAAGATTTTGGCATCCAAGTTTTGCAATAAGTTTGGAAGATGAATTTGTATTCCTCTCcacttaattaattacttgCATGCATATGTTTCCTAATAAGGAGTTGCTTGAGCTCCAAAATTTGGTGTGATATGGAATACTTACTAAGGATGTGGTGTGTATGCAAAATATTGGATTAATATTTCA is a window from the Glycine max cultivar Williams 82 chromosome 2, Glycine_max_v4.0, whole genome shotgun sequence genome containing:
- the LOC100814810 gene encoding 1-aminocyclopropane-1-carboxylate oxidase, with the protein product MTNFPLINLEKLSGEERNDTMEKIKDACENWGFFELVNHGIPHDILDTVERLTKEHYRKCMEERFKELVASKGLDAVQTEVKDMDWESTFHLRHLPESNISEIPDLIDEYRKVMKDFALRLEKLAEQLLDLLCENLGLEKGYLKKAFYGSRGPTFGTKVANYPPCPNPELVKGLRPHTDAGGIILLFQDDKVSGLQLLKDGQWVDVPPMRHSIVVNIGDQLEVITNGKYKSVEHRVIAQTDGTRMSIASFYNPGSDAVIYPAPELLEKEAEEKNQLYPKFVFEDYMKLYAKLKFQAKEPRFEAFKASNFGPIATV